The window GCTCACACCCGTCGAGGAGATGTCCACCGGCTTCCACGAACTGACGCGTCACGCCAACGCGAACCGCGTGACGATCTACTCGCTCCAGACGAACGGGCTCCGTTCGACGTTCCTGAGTGCGGCGGAGCAGTCCTCGATCGACTTCCTGGGGGCGAACCCGTTCAACAGCTCGATCCGCGAGGCGGAGCGTGGAGGGATGGCCGTGCTCGCCGACGAGACCGGCGGTCGCGCCATCTTCAACCGCAACCAGTTCGACGGCGAACTCGAACAGATCGCCAACGAGATGGCAAGCTACTACTCTCTCGCGTACCGCCCGCCCCACGGCGGCGACCGCGGCGAGCACCAGATCCGCGTACGGGTGCGGGGCCGAAATCTGGAGGTGCGTCACCGCCGCGGCTACCGCGACAAGAGTGCCGATCAACGAATGAGCGAGCAGCTCGACGGCGCGCTCTATCTCGGCCTGGTCGAGAATCCTCTCGGCGTCCGGCTGGGCGCGGGCCGCGTGCGTGCGGCCGGCGGCGGCAAGCGGCGACTGCCGCTCCACGTCATGGTGCCGGCCGCGCGGGTCGCCTTCCTGCCCTTCGAGGACAAGGAGATGGCGCAGATCAGGGTGGAGGTCGCCAGCCGCCATGCGGAAACCTCGAAGGTCGTCAGGGACGAGAAGACCTTCCAGGTGGAAGCACCCCCGGATCGCGACACGCGTCTTCTCGACCTGGTCTTCAACATCGACATTCCCGATGGCCTCAACCTGGTCGCGGTCGGCGTCCGGGACGACGCCACCCGCGAGACCGCGTTCGTCTCGACCACCCTGGCCGTGGGCGAGGGCGGCCGCTGATCCGCGCAAGCGCTCTCGGTCTGATCCTCGCCGCTGGGCTACCGGCGGCCACGCAGTCGCAGGATGAGCAACCGCCGGACGCTGCCATGCAGCGCGCCCTGGTGGAGGCCGAGAGCATGCTGCGCCGGGACGAACCGCAGGCGGCCGAGAGCTGGTACCGGGAGGCGCTGCTGGAAGGCTGGCTGCTGCTCGGCGACCTGCACCGTGCCGGCGGCGCCCCGGCCGAAGCGCAGGCGGCCTACGAGCGGGCACTGGTTTCGGCCCTCGAAGCCCGGCGACCGTTGCTCGCCCTCGCCGAACTCGCGCTTGAGCGCGGCGATCCGGAAGGCGCGGTGGAGGTTCTCCTGCGTCTGCTCGCGCGAAGCTCGGGAGACGGTCGTGCCGTGCGGCTGCTCGCCCGGGCCTTCAACGCCACCGGCCAGCCGGAGCTGGCGGTGCAGCAGTTGGAAGGCGCCGCCCAGTCCATGCCTGAAGACGTCGAGACCCGGTTCGCGCTCGCCAGCGGCTACCTGCGGCTGGAGCGTCCGGAGTCCGCCGAGAAGCTCTTCCGCGAGGTGGCCGGGGAGCGTCCGATTCCGCAGACCTGGATTCTGATCGGCAGGACCTATCGCGACTACGGCGAGTACGAGCGGGCCCGCGGGGCGCTCGAACGGGCCATCGTGCAGGACCCGCGAGTACCGCGGGCCCGCTTTTACCTGGGAACCGTGGAGCTCCTGGACCGGGGCCGCGGCGCCGTCGAAGAGGCCATCGACCACTTCAAGGAGGAGCGCCGCATCTCGCCCGAGGATCCGGTGAACTCGCTCTATCTCGGAATGGTGCTGGTCGATGCGCGGCGCTTCGAGGAGGCCCTGACCTCCCTTGAGATCGCGGTGGAATCGGAGTCCACCCGACCCAACGCCCTGCATCATCTGGGCCGGGCCCTGCTCGGCCTCGACCGGCCGAGGGAAGCGGCGGCCGCGCTCGAGAGCGCCATCGATCTTGCGGAAGGCGGGTACGGCGGCTCGTTCAACGCTAACCAGATGGAGAGCCTTCACTACCAGCTCGCTCTGGCCCTCCGTCGCTCGGGCGACGAGGCGCGGGCGATGCCTCACTTCGAGGCCGCCGAACGCTTCTCGGTGGCCCTGGCCCGGAGTTCGCGCGATCGAATGTCGAACTACCTGGACGGGCACGGCAAGGAACCCTCGGCTGGGGTCGTCGGCCTGTCCGTCTTCAGCGAGACGCCGGTCTCCGGCCTCTCCGCGGAGGTTCGCGAGCAGCTCGCTCGGACAGCGCAAACGATTCTGGCCCGTGCCTCGTTCAATCTCGGCGTCATGGCGACGCAGGCCCGGCGCTTCGCCCGGGCGGCCGACCACTTCGAGCAGGCTGCCTCGGTCGATCCGGACTTTCCGAGGGTCCAGTACTCGCTGGGCGTGGCCCGCTTCAACGCGGGTCACTTCGACCGGGCGACCTTGCCGCTGTCGAAGGCGCTGGCTGAAACGCCCGACGATGCGGCCGTGCGGCGGATGCTCGCGCTGGCCTGGCTCAACGCCGAGGTCTACGATCGCGCGGCGGAGCTCCTGGCAACCGACCCGGGCCGCGCCGCGGACCGTGCGCTCCAGTACGCCTACGGCCTGGCCCTGGTCCGGAGCGGCCGGACCGTCGATGCGCAGCCGATCTTCGACCGGCTGCTCGCCGAGCACGCTGACTGGCCCGAGCTCAACGTGCTGCTCGGCCAGGCGGCGGCTCAGGAAGGCGACTTCGACGCTGCGGTGGAGCACCTCGAACGGGCCATCGAACTTCGCCCCGGCGTTGCGGAGGCGCAGGCCACGCTCGGCAACATCTATCTCCGCCAGGGGCGCCTCGAGGAGGCCGGCGCCGCGCTGCGTGCGGAACTGGCCTCACACCCCGTCGACCACCGGTCACGCTACGTCCTGGCGACCGTCCTCGAACTCGACAACCAGCCGCAGGCCGCGCTGCGCGAGGTGGAACTGGTGCTCGCCGCGGAACCCGACTTCGCCGACGCCGGCTACCTCCGGGGCAAGATCCTGCTCGAGGACGGCCGCGTCGCCGAGGCGGCCGCGCAGTTGCGCGCGGCCGCGGAACTGGCGCCCGAGGATCCGAACATCCGCAACCAGCTAGGTCAGGCGTACCAGAAGCTCGGTGATCGGGAGAAGGCGCGCGAGCAGTTCGAGATCTTTCAGAGACTCAAGGGAAGGTCGGACCAGTGAAGGTGGTGCTCGTCTCGCTGCTGCTCCTGCCGGCCGCCCTCGTCGCCCAGCCCGAAGCCGCTGCGACGGAGTCGGTCCGAGGCCTGCTCGACCGGGCCCGTGCCCTTGCCTCGCGAAACGAAGGCGAGGCGGCCGCCGAGGCGCTCGGCCGGGCGATCGCCCTGGCGCCCAACTCCGAGGACGTCCTGAACGCCTACGCGCGCTTCTCGCTCGCCCGGGGCAACCCGATCCAGGCGACGCTGGCGCTCGAGCCGCTGGCGCGGATGCACCCCGGGGAGGCGGAGTACGCCTATCTGCTCGGCGTGGCCCGCATGCAGGTGGGCGAGATGGCGGAGGCCGCCGAGGCGCTCTTCGATGCGGCAGCCCTGGATCCGCATCGAGTCCTGACACACATCGCCCTCGGCCTGGCCCTCAACCGGGTGGACCGCTTCGACGAGGCCCGGGAAGCTCTGGCCACGGCTCTGCGGCTGGAGCCGGACAACGTCGAGGCGCTGGCCGCCATGTCGGAGACCGTCGAGGGGCTCGGCATGCTGGCGGAAGCGACTCGACTCGCGAACCGGGCGCTGGCGGTCAATCCCGATCACCCGACGGCGCTGGTGACGATTGGAACGGCCCAGTTGAAGGACGGTCGTTTCGAGGCAGCCCGGGAAGCGCTGGCGCGAGCAGTGACCGCCGAGCCCGATTCGATCAAGGGGCACTACCAGCTCAGCCTCGCCCTGGCCCGCCTCGGCGACCGTGAGGGGGCGGAGCGCCACTTGCAGCGTTCCCGGGAGGCTCAGGCCGCGATCGAAGAGCACATCGAGCGTCTGCGCGCCCAGCCGCCGCTGGGCTCGAGGACGGAGCCTTGAACGGCGCCGGCGTACCAGGAGCTCGACCGGTACGCACTGGGTGCGCCGGCGCCCCCGCCGGCATCCGGCGCGCCAGCGCCGGTCTCCCGGACGCTGCCGCTACAGTGGTCGCAGCCCTCCTCGTTTGCCCCGCCTCCGCGCTAGCCCAGGGCGCCGGCGACGCGCCGCTGTTTCGCGACATCACCGAGTCCACCGGCATCGCCTTCCGCCACAACTCGGCGCCCGAGAAGAAGTACATCGTCGAGTCGATGAGCGGCGGCGTGGGGCTCTTCGACGTCGACCGTGACGGCCTGCTCGACATCTACCTCGTCAACTCCCTGACGGTCGACACGGCGAACGACCCGGAGTCGTCCCACAGCGCGCTCTACCGCAACCTGGGCGACGGCACGTTCCGCGATATCGCCACCGAGGCCGGAGTCGCCCACCCCGGCTGGGGAATGGGCCTGTGCATCGCCGACGTCGACGGCGACGGCTGGCAGGACCTCTACGTGACGGGGATCGGCCGGAACCGGCTCTATCGCAACTCGGGCGACGACACGTTCACCGACGTGGCGCCGGAGCTTGGCGTCGCGGCCTCGGGCTGGTCGACGGGCTGCGGCTTCGCAGACTACGACCGCGACGGCGATCTCGACCTGTTCGTGAGCCGCTACGTGGAGTTCGATCTCGACAACCTGCCGGAGTTCGGCAGCGACAAGACCTGTCAGTACCGCGGCGTCTCCGTGCAGTGCGGACCGCGTGGCCTGCCGGGCACCTCCGACCTCCTGTTCCGGCAGGAAGCGAACGGCGCGTTCACCGAGGTCGGCGAGGAGGCGGGGGTTCGCGATCCGGACGGCTACTTCGGCCTCGGCATCGCCTGGGTCGACATGGACGGCGACGGCTGGCTCGACCTCTATGTCGCCAACGACTCGACGCCCAACTACCTCTACATGAACCGGAAGGACGGCACCTTCGAAGAGTCGGGCTTCTTCATGGGCGTCGCGGTGAGCGAGGATGGCGGCGAGCAGGGCGGCATGGGCGTCGCGGTCGGCGACTACGACGGCAGCGGTCGCCTGAGCCTGTTCGTCAGCAACTTCGCCGAGGAGTACAACGCGCTCTATCGCAACGAGGGCGACTACTCGAGCGACGCCTCCTTCCGGTCGAGGACGGGCGCGTCGAGCCTGCCCTACGTCGGTTGGGGAACGGCGTTCTTCGACTACGACAACGACGGCTGGGAGGACCTCGTGGTGGTGAACGGCCACGTCTATCCTCAGCTCGACGGCGCCCGGCTCGGCGCCTCGGCCGGCTACCGTCAGCGCAAGCTCCTCTACCGCAACCTGGGCGACGGCACCTTCGAAGAGGTCGCCAAGCGAGGGGGGCCGGCCTTCCTCGAACAGACGGTCAGCCGCGGTCTGGCGATGGGCGACCTGGACAACGACGGCCGGGTGGACCTGGTGATCAACGACCTCGACGGCTCGCCGATGGTGCTGCGCAACGAGGCCGGCGGCGGCCGCTGGCTGCAGGTGCGGCTGGTCGGGGCCGGCAAGAACACCGACGCGATCGGCGCGGTGATTCGGGTGACGGCTGATGGACGCAGCCAGATCCGCAACATCCGCAGCGGCACCAGCTACCTGTCCCAGGACGATTTCCGGCAGCACTTCGGCCTGGGCGCCGCCGCCACGGTCGATTCGGTCGTCGTGACCTGGCCCGACGGCTCGACGACGGAGCGAGAAAACGTCGCCGCCGACCAGTTGATTGTCGTCGAGCAGGCAGGTCACCTGCAGTAGAGAGCATCGCCTGGCCGATGCCCGTTCTCTGGGTGCGCGGACCTTCTGGTCCGCATCAAACGCGATGCCGCGGAGCGGCGAGCGCGACTACTTCTCGTCCCGAGTCATCCAGCGCTCGCCCGAGCTGTGCGGCGCGCTTCGAGATCCGCGGTTGAACCTCTCCGCCGCATGCGGATAGTCGGGCCCCACCACACCCCCGGCGCACTCGCCGGCAGGCGGGATCACCCAGTCGCAGCCGGGCGTGTTCTCCGGGCCGTCGGCCCAGCATTGCTCCAGCGCCTCGAGGTCCGCGGCCAGTGAGCCCGGATCGTGCGGCGGCATGTGCTCGTTGGGGTCCCAGAAATCGCCCGTGAACTCCTCCAGCGTCTCCATCGCGATCCGGTGGCAGCCAACGCAGCCGTTGTCTTCGATGTGGATCGTCCGCATGTCCCAGGTCGGCGCGCCCACGACGTAGTAGGGCGGGTTGGGTCCGGGCAGGACCGGGACGACTGGCTGACGCGGGTTCTCGGGAAGCCGCGCGGACTTGATCCAGGGATTGTGGATGAACGGGTCCGCCTGGTGGCAGCGGACGCACTGGATATCCCCGGCCGGCATGTACGCGTCGTCGAAATCCGGGTCGTTGGGGCCGGGCAGGACCCCGAGCAGCCGGTTGTTCTCGCCGACGTAGGTCCAGGGGCTGTTGTCGCCCGACTCGAAGAAGCACGTGGCGCCACTGTCGTAGTTGTAGCCGATCATCTGGACCGAGTCGCCGATGTCGACGTTGAAGACGTCGTCACGCCCGTCGTGGCGACAGAAGCTCACCCAGACGACCTCGGGCCGGGGCGTGCCGTCGGCGTTCCTGCCCTCGTGGCGTTGCAGGCTCGAACCCGGCATGCAGTCGCCGATCTGGAGGCTGCCGTCGTCGCAAGCGTGGAGCCCCGGGTCCTCGAAGATCTCCCGGCCGTCCTGCCGGATGCGGATGCGCGCGCCCTGGCCGCAGTCGACGATCGGCGCCACGCCCACGTGCGGTTCGCACATCGCGGCGTAGGCGCGGGCGCTCTTCGGCATCGGCGGGTTCGCGCCCTCGGGCGTGCACGGTCCGGCAGGCGCGGACTGCGCGAACGCCGGCCCAGCGGCAACGACGAGAAGCAGGGCGGTGAGTGCTCGCACGGCCTACATCTCCAGCACGACTTCCTTCTTCGCGTTCGACTCCAGCGACTGGACCTTGCGCTTCAGGTACTTGTTCAACTGCCGGTCGTAGCGGCTGGTGGCGCCGGCGTGACGGACGCGCACGTACGGCTCCCAGCGGGCTTCGCCGGCGGCCTCGACCTGGTCGCCCATCACGGTGACCCGCTGGATGATGCGCTCCTCGTTGAAGTCGTTCAGCACGAAGTGCTGCGTGCAGCGGTTGTCCCACATGGCGAGCGTGCCCTGCTGCCAGCGATACCGAACGGTGAAGCGCGTGTTCGTCGCCCAGCGGGTCAGGTAGCCGAGCAGGTGGTCGCTCTCCTCATGGCTCAGTTCGACGATGCGGCGGGTGAAGTGCTCGTTGACGAACAGCGACTTGCGGCCGGTCTCCGGGTGAACGCGGACGACCGGGTGGATCGTCATCTTCTCCGGCTTGCCGTGCGGCGTCGCGTCGTGGAGCGCGGTCAGACCCTCGCAGAGCTCCTGCAGCGGCGGCGAGAGTTCCTCGTAGGCCCTGTACATGTTGGCCCACATCGTGTCGCCGCCGACCTCAGGGCACTTGACCATGTTGAGGATCGCCATCACCGAGGGGCTCTCCTGGAAGCTGATGTCGCTGTGCCACTCGTCCGCGACTCCGCCGCGGGTCGCCACCAGCTCGAACACCTCGGGGTGCTCGAGGAATGGGTTGTTCAGGTGCGGGTGTCCTTCCAGCTCGCCGAAGTGGCGGCCGAAGGCGACGTGCTGCGCCACGTCCAGATGCTGGTCGGGAAAGAACAGCACCTGGTGGTCCAGCAGCAGGCCGCGGATCGTTGCGGCCTCGTCCGGGCCGGCCTCAGCCAGCGGCAGATCGTGGATCTCGGCGCCCAGGGACCCGGAGAGGCGTACGACTCGATGACTCATGGGAGTTCTCCTGCGGTTGAGGATCGAGGCTATCTCTAGACTCCGGGTCATGCGCAACCAACTCGGCCTTGTCACAGCCGCCCTCGCCGCGGTCGTCCTGTCCTGTTCGGAGCTCGCGGAGCAGGCCGAAGGTCCCCGCGTGGAGGCCGACGGCACCGTTCACGTCCCGGCCTTCGACCTGCCCGAGACCTCGTACTTCAGCGACGAGTCGCGGGCGGCGATGAAGCACTTCCGCGAGGTCTACGGACCGGAGTTCGGCACCTTCTCCCAGGGCTGCGCGAACCTGAACGACGTCGCCGACGACCCGGAGGCGATTGGGGCCGCGCGCCAGTGCGTCGCCGACGGCTACTACAAGACGGCCATCTACCGGGACACCGTCGCCAAGCACCCGGTGAAGATCACCGCGGAGACGATCGCCGGCGTCTACACCGAGGTGTTCGTCCCCGAGGGGGGCGTCGCCGAAAAGAAGGAAGACCGGCTGCTGATCAGTATTCACGGCGGCGGCTTCCGCGTCGGCGCCCGCTACTTCAGCCAGACGGAGGCGATGCAGGTCGCCGACATGGGCGGCTACAAGGTGATCAGCCCCGACTATCGGATGGCGCCCGAGGCCACCCACCCGGCCGGCGTCGAGGACGTCATCGCCGTCTACAAGGCGATGCTCGAGGACTACGAGGCGGCGAAGATCGGCATCTACGGCTGCTCGGCCGGGGCCATGCTCACCGCGCAGACGGTCGCGTACATGCTCGAGAACGACCTGCCGCTGCCGGGCGCGATCGGCCTCTTCTGCGCCGGGATACCGACGACCGACGGCGACACCCCGGGCGTCTTCAAGATGGGCCGCAGCGAGAGCGCCTTCCTCGTGTCCGCGATCAACGGCTTCCCGCGCCCGGTCGAGCCGGCGGAGCCGCCCCAGCCGAGCGGCTACTTCCGCGGCGTGAAAGCCGGCGATCCCGTCGTCGCTCCCGGCGACCACGACGACCTGCTCGCCCGCTTCCCGCCGACGCTACTGATCAGCGGCACCCGCGACTTCGCGCTCGGCGGCGTACTGGCCAGCCACAACAAGCTGGTCAGTCTCGGCGTCGAGGCCGACCTGCACGTCTGGGAAGGCCTCGGGCACGCGACCTTCGCGTTCAACCCCCGCCTGCCCGAGTCGGACGAAGTGCACAACGTGATCGTGCGCTTCCTCGACCGGCACCTGTCGCGGTAGCAGAACTCAGTTGTACCAGTAGATGTGCTCGTCGTCCGGCGCGTCCGGGTCGAGCAGCGTCTTGTCGATGTTGACCGGGCTTTGGGTGGCCCAGGGCCAGATCGGTGCCGCCTGTTCCTCGTTGTGCTCGGCGAGGAGCTTCTTCAGGGCAGCGACCCGCTCCGGTTCCCTGTCGGCGAGGTTGTGCTGCTCGGTGGGGTCCTTCTTCATGTTGAAGAGCCATACTCCTCCGGGGGGTTCGCTGATCTGGAGTTTCCAGCCGTCGGCGAGGACGACCTGATAGTCGCCGGTGCGCCAGAAGAGACGGTCGTGCGGCGCGCCTTCGACCTCACCCAGGACGTGCGGCACCAGGTCGACGCCGTCGATCTTCCGGTCGCCGGGCAGATCGACTCCGGCCGCGGCCGCCGCGGTCGAAAAGATGTCGAAGCCGTGGACCGGGGCTTCGTAGGTCTGGCCGCCGCTGAGACGGGCCGGCCACTTCAGGAGGAAGGGCACGTGGATGCCTCCCTCGAAGAAGCTGATCTTCCAGCCGCGGAACGGCTCGTTGACGCGCGGCAGGCCGATGTAGGCCGGCGCCCCGTTGTCCGAGGTGAAGAAGACGAGCGTGTTCTCTTCGAGACCGTTCTCGCGCAGCGCCTCGAGCACCCTGCCGACGCTGCGGTCGAGTGAACGGACCATCGCGGCGTAGACCCGCAGGCGATGCTCCTCGATGTGGGACAGCGCCTCGTAGTCGGCGCGCAGCGCCTGCAGGGGCGTGTGCACCGCCCAGTGCGCCAGGTAGAGAAGGAAGGGCCGGTCCTTGTTCGCCTCGATGACCTGAACCGCCTGGTCGGTGTAGTAGTCGGTCAGGTACCCGCCGGGTTCGAAGGAGGGACTGTCGTTGAAGGACGCCTCGTAACGCACGAAGCGCCACAGGAAGCGGTCGATCCCGTCGAACTCCTGCTTCGAGTTGACGACGTTCGGGTCGTCCTCGGGCAGGTACAGGCCGCTCCTCATGAGCAGGCTCTCGTCGAAGCCCTGCTCGTGAGCCCGCATGCCGTCGCCCACACCAAGGTGCCACTTGCCGATGTGCACGGTGTGGTAGCCGGCCGGCTTGAGCAGCTCGGCGAGCGTGATCTCGGACGGCGGCACGCCCTTCTCGTCGATGGGAACCGTCGCCCCTTCCGGGTTGCCGCTCGTCTGCCGGAGCCTGCCTTCCGTGCTCGAGAGCCGGGGCACCATCGTGGCGAACCCCGGCGGCGTCGGCGTGAACTCGAAACCGAAGCGGGTGCCGTAGCGGCCGGTCATGAGCGCAGCCCGCGACGGGGCGCAGGTGCCGTTGGCCGAGTAACCGTTGGCGAAGTGGACGCCGTCACGGGCCAGCGAGTCGATGTTCGGGGTCGGGACCGTGCCGCCCGCGACGCCGCCACCGAGCCAGCTCAGGTCGTTCCAGCCCAGGTCGTCGGCGAGGATGACGACGATGTTGGGCGGCCGCTCGCCGGCGGGCCGTCCTTCGGGATCGGCGCCGGACTGCCAGTCGATCGTCTGGGTCGGACCGATTTCGGCCGGTTGGAACTGTGCGGCCACGCCCACGGCGGCCGCGAAGGTCGCGGCGAGCCCGAGGGCGACCAGGCCGCGTCGTGCGCCGCATCGATTCATCATTCTTGTCCTTTCGAGTGGTTGGGGCGATAGCCTACGAGATCAACGCGATGGGTCCCGTTCTCTTCATCTGCCTTCTGTTTGCCGTTACGACTGCAACACATGTGCAGCCAGCGGCGGCACAGAACAACTCCTCCAGGATCGCCTTCGTATCCACTCAGGACGGCAACCCGGAGATCTACGTCATGAACGAAGGTGGCTCCGACCTGACGCGGCTGACCAACAATCCGGGCTTCGATGGTGCCCCGACGTGGTCGCCCGACGGCACCCGGATCGCATTCGCATCATCTCGCAACGACAACGCCGACATCTACATCATGAACGCCGACGGCTCCAACGTCGTCCGTCTCACCAGCCACGCGGCCAACGACGGCGGCCCCTCCTGGTCGCCCGACGGCTCGATGATCGCCTTCGATTCGAATCGCAGCGGCAGCTCTCAGGTGTGGCGTACCAACGTCGACGCCGGAAACTGGGGGTACAACCTCACGCAGCTCACCGAAGACCATCCTCTGGGGCGCGTAAACAACTTCGTCGCCTGGTCGCCCGACGGTTTGTGGATCGCCTTCGAAGCCGACCGTGACCGCGACGACCCGGAGATCTATCTAGCCAACGCCGTCGATGGCACCAACCAGCAGCGATTGACGTTCACTCGTGCTCTTGACGAGGTCCCCAGTTGGACACCCGACGGCAGGCAGATCGTCTACTCCACCGATCGCGACGGGGCACCGCAGAACGGCAACTATGAGATCTACATCATGAACGTCGATGGCTCCGACAAGCGCCGTCTGACCACCGCCCCAGGTGCCGACTCCAACCCTTCGGTGTCGGCCGACGGCACCCGGATCGCCTTCGATTCTTCGCGCGGCGGAGGGAGGGAGATCTATGTCATGAACCTGGATGGCTCCAATCCGATTCGACTGACGGGCACAGGAATCGAGAGGTCTGACGGCAGCAGAGCCATATCCAACAGCAACCCCGCCTGGTCACCGTTCTAGGCGGGCTCAGGGCTAGAGTAAGACGGATGCCGCTTCCGGCATCCGAATCAGAGAGAGGGAGCGTTCGACCCATGAAGAGAGGCCGACTTGCCTTGCTCGCCCTTGTCGCGATGTTCCTGGCCGTTCCGGCGTTTTCCCAGGACGGCGACGAGAACGAGAACGAGAGAGTGAAGGGCGCGCACGAGAACCAGTCGCCGGAGGCGCGGCAGGACGATCTCGGCATCACGGTTCCCGTGCCGACGAGCCACCCGGGCCGCCGCTACCCGGCGGAACACGAGTTCCCGACCGGCCCGGCCATCGGCGAGCGACTGCCCGAGTTCGAGCTGCCGAACCAGGACGGCGAGCTGATCGACTTCCACGCGGACCGGGGCGACTCGAAGGCGGTCGTCGTCTTCTACCGCTCCGCGGTCTGGTGACCGTACTGCCGCACGCAGCTGGTCGAGCTGCAAGACAACCTGGAGCTCTTCGACGCCGAGGACATCAAGGTCTACGGCATCAGCTACGACACGCAGGAGCAGTTGAAGGCCTTCGCTGAGGATCGGGGCGTCACATACGACCTGCTCTCCGATGCCGATTCGGCGGTCATCAAGCGCTTCGGCATTCTGAACACGACGATCGATCCCGATGCGGATGTCCTCAACCGGGCGACGCAGAAGGGGTTCTACGGGATTCCCTTCCCGGGCGTCTACGTCACGGACCGTGACGGCCAGGTGACGGAGAAGTTCTTCCACCGCCACTACGCGACGCGCACTTCCGCCGGCACGATTCGCGACAGCGCGATCGGCCGCATCCTCGCCAAGCACGAGGTTCCGGCCGCGGAACTGGGCGACGAGCATGTCGAGGTCTCCGTCTTCCTCGCCGACGAGGCGCTCAAGTTCGAGTACACGAGCACTCTTCACGTGCGGTTCGAGGTCGCCGACGGCTACCACATCTACGCGGAACCCCTGCCCGACGGCTTCATCGCCTCGACGGCGACCGTCGTACCGACCAAGGGCGTGAGAACAGGCGAGCCGGTCTACCCGGCGACGTCCGAGCGCGAGTTTCCCCAGCTCGGCGTGACGCTCAATGTGTACGAGGAAGGCACGACCGACATCGCCATCCCGATCGCGCTGAACGCCGAGATTCTCAACTGGCCGATGCAGGACAAGCCGACCGAGATCGAGATCCCGGTCGACATCGTCTACCAGGCCTGCAGCGAGACAGTCTGCTACGTGCCGAAGGAAGAGACGGTCGTGCTCAAGGCGCCGATCGAACCGCTGGTGATGCCGGGTCGTCGGAGATAGCGTCGGCAAACCCTCAGCCTCCGACTCCAGTCCGGCGGT is drawn from Acidobacteriota bacterium and contains these coding sequences:
- a CDS encoding protein-disulfide reductase DsbD family protein, coding for MTEKFFHRHYATRTSAGTIRDSAIGRILAKHEVPAAELGDEHVEVSVFLADEALKFEYTSTLHVRFEVADGYHIYAEPLPDGFIASTATVVPTKGVRTGEPVYPATSEREFPQLGVTLNVYEEGTTDIAIPIALNAEILNWPMQDKPTEIEIPVDIVYQACSETVCYVPKEETVVLKAPIEPLVMPGRRR